The following are encoded in a window of Saccharothrix longispora genomic DNA:
- a CDS encoding M20/M25/M40 family metallo-hydrolase has protein sequence MRRRSLLTGAAAAAGAAVLGLNPVARAQRPGASDLPDLGLGDLPVVGRVRARRAMEHLRVLSDRMGLRIGGTESEHRARDYLADVLRDLRYQVTLQPFAVPDKYLSTLVVGGDTWHAAASRSGALGVTATGPVRELDPAAPLPDDLTGAIVLLVNVPTGSTAVLDAARRGAAAVLVGRVPVPPAGRTGAFSPALTGAVAVPVLGVAQVHVERLRAAGPVTITVTTTHHTGLTSYNVIADRPATFPGRDRGVVMVTAHYDTVPGSPGANDDGSGTVLALELARVLRHLPTRRALRFALWGSEEQGLLGSRHYVGGLPAEEAARIAGVFQNDMVATSHGPATAYWLLSVDGGDNATTAQVAAAATRLGYGSRVHGPVARGSSDHVPFHEKGIAAANFSWRGEGGPHELEPLYHTPEDTIAQNVSPERLQVSLELIGAAAYRLACARS, from the coding sequence ATGCGCAGACGTTCACTCCTCACCGGTGCCGCCGCGGCGGCGGGCGCGGCCGTGCTCGGCCTGAACCCGGTCGCCCGCGCGCAGCGGCCCGGCGCCTCCGACCTGCCCGACCTGGGGCTGGGCGACCTGCCCGTGGTGGGCCGGGTGCGGGCCCGCCGGGCGATGGAGCACCTGCGGGTGCTCAGCGACCGGATGGGCCTGCGCATCGGCGGCACCGAGTCGGAGCACCGGGCCCGCGACTACCTCGCGGACGTGCTGCGCGACCTGCGCTACCAGGTGACGCTCCAGCCGTTCGCCGTGCCCGACAAGTACCTGTCCACGCTGGTCGTCGGCGGGGACACGTGGCACGCGGCGGCGTCCCGCTCCGGCGCGCTCGGCGTCACCGCGACCGGTCCGGTGCGGGAGCTGGACCCGGCCGCGCCGCTGCCCGACGACCTCACCGGCGCGATCGTGCTGCTGGTCAACGTGCCCACCGGCTCGACCGCGGTGCTCGACGCCGCACGCCGGGGCGCGGCGGCCGTGCTCGTCGGCCGCGTCCCCGTCCCGCCGGCGGGCAGGACCGGCGCGTTCTCCCCGGCGCTGACCGGGGCCGTCGCCGTGCCGGTGCTCGGCGTCGCCCAGGTGCACGTGGAGCGGCTGCGCGCGGCCGGTCCCGTCACGATCACCGTCACCACCACCCACCACACGGGCCTGACCTCGTACAACGTGATCGCCGACCGGCCCGCGACGTTCCCCGGCCGCGACCGGGGCGTGGTCATGGTGACCGCGCACTACGACACCGTGCCGGGCTCGCCGGGCGCGAACGACGACGGCAGCGGCACCGTGCTCGCGCTCGAACTGGCCCGCGTGCTGCGCCACCTGCCGACGCGGCGGGCGCTGCGGTTCGCGCTGTGGGGCTCGGAGGAGCAGGGCCTGCTCGGGTCGCGCCACTACGTGGGCGGACTGCCCGCGGAGGAGGCGGCGCGCATCGCCGGCGTGTTCCAGAACGACATGGTCGCCACCAGCCACGGCCCGGCCACCGCCTACTGGCTGCTGTCGGTGGACGGCGGCGACAACGCCACCACCGCGCAGGTCGCCGCCGCCGCGACCCGCCTCGGCTACGGCTCCCGCGTCCACGGCCCCGTGGCGCGCGGCAGCAGCGACCACGTGCCGTTCCACGAGAAGGGCATCGCCGCGGCGAACTTCAGCTGGCGCGGTGAGGGCGGCCCGCACGAGCTGGAACCGCTCTACCACACGCCCGAGGACACGATCGCGCAGAACGTGAGCCCCGAGCGCCTCCAGGTGTCGCTGGAGCTCATCGGCGCCGCCGCCTACCGCCTGGCCTGCGCCCGCTCCTGA
- a CDS encoding PH domain-containing protein, with protein sequence MAVEFRPKKIRLVAVTCAVFLVASFTVVGLLLGDTPTGVIFRTSDQVAMICLGVLLACGALLLARPRVRADAEGIEVRNVVTAHRYAWSDVLHVSFPDGASWARLELPDDEYVSVMAVQAVDREHAVAAVRALRELHRAATP encoded by the coding sequence GTGGCCGTCGAGTTCCGCCCGAAGAAGATCCGCCTCGTCGCCGTGACCTGCGCGGTGTTCCTGGTCGCCTCGTTCACCGTCGTCGGGCTCCTGCTCGGGGACACGCCCACCGGCGTGATCTTCCGGACCTCCGACCAGGTGGCGATGATCTGCCTGGGCGTGCTGCTGGCGTGCGGGGCGCTGCTGCTGGCCCGGCCCAGGGTGCGCGCGGACGCCGAGGGCATCGAGGTCCGCAACGTCGTCACCGCGCACCGCTACGCGTGGTCGGACGTGCTGCACGTGTCCTTCCCGGACGGCGCGTCCTGGGCGCGGCTGGAGCTGCCCGACGACGAGTACGTGTCCGTCATGGCCGTGCAGGCGGTGGACCGCGAGCACGCCGTCGCGGCCGTGCGGGCCCTGCGCGAGCTGCACCGCGCCGCCACCCCGTAG
- the ribH gene encoding 6,7-dimethyl-8-ribityllumazine synthase, translating into MSGEGRPEADVPDAAGLRLAVVATRWHAKITDNLVARALEAAAGAGVASPTVARVAGAVELPVVAQELARTHDAVVALGVVVRGGTPHFEYVCDAVTAGLTRVALDESTPVGNGVLTTDDEEQALARAGFADSVEDKGFEACVAALDTALVLRGLRAGT; encoded by the coding sequence ATGAGCGGCGAAGGTCGGCCCGAGGCCGACGTCCCGGACGCGGCGGGCCTGAGGCTGGCCGTCGTGGCCACGCGCTGGCACGCGAAGATCACCGACAACCTGGTGGCCCGCGCCCTGGAGGCGGCGGCGGGGGCCGGGGTGGCCTCGCCGACCGTGGCGCGCGTCGCGGGCGCCGTCGAGCTGCCGGTGGTGGCCCAGGAGCTGGCCCGCACGCACGACGCGGTGGTGGCGCTGGGCGTCGTCGTCCGCGGCGGCACCCCGCACTTCGAGTACGTGTGCGACGCGGTGACGGCGGGCCTGACGCGGGTGGCGCTGGACGAGTCCACGCCCGTCGGCAACGGCGTGCTCACCACCGACGACGAGGAGCAGGCCCTGGCCCGCGCGGGGTTCGCGGACTCGGTCGAGGACAAGGGCTTCGAGGCGTGCGTGGCGGCGCTGGACACGGCGCTCGTGCTGCGCGGGCTGCGGGCGGGGACGTGA
- a CDS encoding bifunctional 3,4-dihydroxy-2-butanone-4-phosphate synthase/GTP cyclohydrolase II: MKDFADIERAVKDIASGRPVIVVDDEDRENEGDLIFAAEKATPELLAFMVRYTSGYVCVSLTEADCDRLDLPPMYHTNQDQRGTAYTVTVDAREGVSTGISAADRAHTIRLLADPASTARHFSRPGHVVPLRARDGGVLRRPGHTEAAVDLARLAGLSPAGVLCEIVSQKDEGDMARRDELEVFAADHDLALISIADLIAYRRRVETQVERVAEARIPTVHGTFTAVGFDSKLDGIEHVAFVCGDIGDGEDVLVRVHSECLTGDIFGSLRCDCGPQLDAALEAVSAQGRGVVLYMRGHEGRGIGLMHKLQAYQLQDGGADTVDANLAQGLPADARDYGTGAQILCRLGVKSMRLLTNNPAKRVGLEGYGLTVLDRVPLPISPNPENLRYLRTKRDRMGHELHQLEQYEALGQGGAVVSTTEGAE; this comes from the coding sequence GTGAAGGACTTCGCCGACATCGAGCGGGCCGTCAAGGACATCGCCAGCGGCCGACCGGTCATCGTCGTGGACGACGAGGACCGCGAGAACGAGGGCGACCTGATCTTCGCCGCCGAGAAGGCGACGCCGGAGCTGCTCGCGTTCATGGTCCGCTACACGTCCGGGTACGTGTGCGTGTCGCTGACCGAGGCCGACTGCGACCGGCTCGACCTGCCGCCGATGTACCACACGAACCAGGACCAGCGCGGCACCGCCTACACGGTGACCGTCGACGCCCGCGAGGGCGTGTCCACCGGCATCTCGGCCGCCGACCGGGCCCACACGATCCGGTTGCTGGCCGACCCGGCCTCGACGGCCCGCCACTTCAGCCGCCCCGGTCACGTGGTGCCGCTGCGCGCCCGCGACGGCGGCGTGCTGCGCCGCCCCGGGCACACCGAGGCCGCCGTCGACCTGGCCCGCCTGGCGGGGCTCTCGCCGGCCGGCGTGCTGTGCGAGATCGTGTCGCAGAAGGACGAGGGCGACATGGCGCGGCGCGACGAGCTGGAGGTGTTCGCCGCCGACCACGACCTCGCGCTCATCAGCATCGCCGACCTGATCGCCTACCGGCGGCGCGTCGAGACCCAGGTGGAGCGGGTCGCCGAGGCCCGCATCCCGACCGTGCACGGCACGTTCACCGCGGTCGGCTTCGACAGCAAGCTCGACGGCATCGAGCACGTCGCGTTCGTCTGCGGCGACATCGGCGACGGCGAGGACGTGCTGGTCCGCGTGCACTCCGAGTGCCTGACCGGCGACATCTTCGGCTCGCTGCGCTGCGACTGCGGTCCGCAGCTGGACGCCGCGCTGGAGGCGGTCTCGGCGCAGGGGCGCGGCGTCGTGCTCTACATGCGCGGTCACGAGGGCCGCGGCATCGGCCTGATGCACAAGCTCCAGGCGTACCAGCTCCAGGACGGCGGCGCGGACACCGTGGACGCCAACCTCGCCCAGGGCCTGCCCGCCGACGCCCGCGACTACGGCACCGGCGCGCAGATCCTGTGCCGGCTCGGCGTCAAGTCGATGCGGCTGCTGACGAACAACCCGGCCAAGCGCGTCGGCCTGGAGGGCTACGGCCTGACCGTGCTCGACCGCGTGCCGCTGCCGATCTCGCCCAACCCGGAGAACCTGCGCTACCTGCGCACCAAGCGCGACCGGATGGGCCACGAGCTGCACCAGCTCGAACAGTACGAGGCGCTGGGCCAGGGCGGCGCGGTCGTGTCCACCACCGAAGGAGCGGAATGA